One Paracidovorax avenae ATCC 19860 genomic region harbors:
- the ugpA gene encoding sn-glycerol-3-phosphate ABC transporter permease UgpA gives MEKRVRFQSAWLPWLLIAPQMAIIVVFFFWPASQALVQSLQMQDAFGTSTEWVGLENFRRLFDDPGYIESFKTTAFFSVLVAASGIVLSLLLAVFADRVVKGAMFYKTLLILPYAVAPAVAAVLWVFMFSPSLGVVSYALGHFGIDWNHLLNSGQAMALIVMASVWKQISYNFLFFLAGLQSIPKSLIEAAAIDGAGPWRRFWSVQFPLLSPTTFFLLVINVVYAFFDTFAIVDAATQGGPGKDTAILVYKVYYDGFKAMDLGGSAAQSVVLMLIVVALTVVQFRYVEKKVQY, from the coding sequence AAAAACGCGTCCGATTCCAGTCCGCCTGGCTGCCCTGGCTGCTCATCGCGCCGCAGATGGCCATCATCGTGGTCTTCTTCTTCTGGCCCGCCAGCCAGGCGCTGGTGCAGTCGCTGCAGATGCAGGATGCCTTCGGCACGTCCACCGAATGGGTCGGGCTGGAGAACTTCCGGCGGCTGTTCGACGACCCCGGCTACATCGAGTCGTTCAAGACCACGGCGTTCTTCTCGGTGCTGGTGGCGGCCAGCGGCATCGTGCTGTCGCTGCTGCTGGCGGTGTTCGCCGACCGGGTGGTCAAGGGCGCCATGTTCTACAAGACCCTGCTGATCCTGCCCTACGCCGTGGCACCGGCCGTGGCCGCCGTGCTGTGGGTCTTCATGTTCTCGCCCTCGCTGGGCGTGGTGTCGTACGCGCTGGGCCATTTCGGCATCGACTGGAACCACCTGCTCAACTCCGGCCAGGCCATGGCGCTGATCGTGATGGCCTCGGTCTGGAAACAGATCTCCTACAACTTCCTCTTCTTCCTGGCGGGGCTGCAGTCCATCCCGAAGTCGCTGATCGAGGCCGCCGCCATCGACGGCGCCGGCCCGTGGCGCCGCTTCTGGAGCGTGCAGTTCCCGCTGCTCTCGCCCACCACGTTCTTCCTGCTGGTCATCAACGTGGTGTATGCGTTCTTCGACACCTTCGCCATCGTCGATGCCGCCACGCAGGGCGGCCCGGGCAAGGACACGGCCATCCTCGTCTACAAGGTCTATTACGACGGCTTCAAGGCCATGGACCTGGGCGGCTCCGCGGCGCAATCCGTGGTGCTGATGCTGATCGTGGTCGCGCTCACCGTCGTGCAGTTCCGCTACGTTGAAAAGAAAGTCCAGTACTGA
- the ugpE gene encoding sn-glycerol-3-phosphate ABC transporter permease UgpE: MVERSLTRGILAHFIMILGIVIVAFPLYLAFVASTHTAQEIVQAPMPLLPGTNFWDTYKAALFGRDQGAGSTAPVARMMWVSFVSAIVITVGKIAISLLSAFAIVYFRFPFKGLCFWLIFITLMLPVEVRIGPTYQVVSDLGLLNSYAGLTVPLIASATATFLFRQFFLTVPDELVEAARIDGAGPMRFFKDVLVPLSRTSIAALFVIQFIYGWNQYLWPLLATTSEDMYPVVIGIKRMIAGGDGQNEWNIVMATAILAMLPPAAVVILMQKWFVKGLVDTEK; encoded by the coding sequence ATGGTCGAACGCAGCCTCACGCGCGGCATCCTCGCGCACTTCATCATGATCCTGGGCATCGTCATCGTGGCGTTCCCGCTCTACCTGGCCTTCGTGGCCTCCACCCACACGGCCCAGGAAATCGTGCAGGCGCCCATGCCCCTGCTGCCCGGCACGAACTTCTGGGACACCTACAAGGCGGCCCTCTTCGGGCGCGACCAGGGCGCCGGCTCCACCGCGCCGGTGGCCCGCATGATGTGGGTGAGCTTCGTGTCGGCCATCGTCATCACGGTGGGCAAGATCGCCATCTCGCTGCTGTCGGCCTTCGCCATCGTGTACTTCCGCTTCCCGTTCAAGGGCCTGTGCTTCTGGCTGATCTTCATCACGCTGATGCTGCCGGTGGAAGTGCGCATCGGCCCCACCTACCAGGTGGTGTCCGACTTGGGGCTGCTCAACAGCTACGCGGGCCTCACGGTGCCGCTGATCGCGTCGGCCACCGCCACCTTCCTCTTCCGGCAGTTCTTCCTCACGGTGCCGGACGAACTGGTCGAGGCCGCGCGCATCGACGGCGCCGGGCCCATGCGCTTCTTCAAGGACGTGCTGGTGCCGCTGTCGCGCACCTCCATCGCCGCGCTCTTCGTGATCCAGTTCATCTACGGCTGGAACCAGTACCTCTGGCCGCTGCTGGCGACCACGAGCGAGGACATGTACCCCGTGGTGATCGGCATCAAGCGCATGATCGCGGGCGGCGACGGGCAGAACGAATGGAACATCGTCATGGCCACCGCCATCCTGGCCATGCTGCCGCCCGCCGCGGTGGTGATCCTCATGCAGAAATGGTTCGTGAAAGGGCTGGTGGACACCGAGAAGTAG
- a CDS encoding sn-glycerol-3-phosphate import ATP-binding protein UgpC → MASLSLRNVVKRYGHGPKANQVIHGVNAEIADGEFIVIVGPSGCGKSTLLRMVAGLEEISGGEIAIGNRVVNDLEPAQRDIAMVFQNYALYPHMTNFENMAYGLKIAKVPKDEIKARVDKAAKILELGHLLERKPRELSGGQRQRVAMGRAIVRQPQVFLFDEPLSNLDAKLRAQTRLEIQKLHRELGITSLFVTHDQVEAMTLAQRMIVMNGGVMEQFGTPEEVYHTPASTFVASFIGSPPMNLLKNAPGGRQGAILGIRPEHIDISSVGWELRVETVELLGAERLVYGRLQSGGGDEPVIVRIEEGSHHPQPGDTIHVEPRMDRLHWFDAASGKRL, encoded by the coding sequence ATGGCATCTCTTTCCCTGCGCAACGTCGTCAAGCGCTACGGCCACGGCCCGAAGGCCAACCAGGTGATCCACGGCGTGAACGCCGAAATCGCCGACGGCGAATTCATCGTCATCGTCGGCCCCTCGGGCTGCGGCAAGTCCACCCTGCTGCGCATGGTGGCGGGCCTGGAGGAAATCTCCGGCGGCGAGATCGCCATCGGCAACCGCGTGGTCAACGATCTGGAGCCGGCCCAGCGCGACATCGCCATGGTGTTCCAGAACTACGCGCTCTATCCGCACATGACGAACTTCGAGAACATGGCCTACGGCCTGAAGATCGCCAAGGTGCCGAAGGACGAAATCAAGGCGCGCGTGGACAAGGCCGCGAAGATCCTCGAGCTCGGCCACCTGCTCGAGCGCAAGCCGCGCGAGCTCTCCGGCGGCCAGCGCCAGCGCGTCGCCATGGGCCGCGCCATCGTGCGCCAGCCCCAGGTGTTCCTGTTCGACGAGCCGCTCTCCAACCTCGACGCCAAGCTGCGCGCGCAGACCCGCCTGGAGATCCAGAAGCTGCACCGCGAACTGGGCATCACCAGCCTCTTCGTCACGCACGATCAGGTCGAGGCCATGACGCTGGCCCAGCGCATGATCGTGATGAACGGCGGCGTGATGGAACAGTTCGGCACGCCCGAAGAGGTCTATCACACGCCCGCATCGACCTTCGTCGCGAGCTTCATCGGCTCGCCGCCCATGAACCTGCTGAAGAACGCCCCGGGCGGGCGGCAGGGCGCGATCCTCGGCATCCGGCCGGAGCACATCGACATCTCCAGCGTGGGCTGGGAGCTGCGCGTGGAGACGGTCGAGCTGCTGGGCGCCGAGCGCCTCGTCTATGGCCGCCTGCAGTCGGGTGGCGGGGACGAGCCGGTCATCGTGCGCATCGAGGAAGGCTCCCACCATCCCCAGCCCGGCGACACCATCCACGTGGAGCCCCGCATGGACCGGCTGCACTGGTTCGACGCCGCCTCCGGCAAGCGGCTCTGA
- a CDS encoding bleomycin resistance protein: protein MEHAAPLHATIPVLASLDLDESAAFYSGRLGFTVASRTDDYLIATRDGCELHFWLCGERHIAENTSCYARGDVRALHAEFTQRGLVLPPPVERPWGMRELYVHDPHGNLLKFGEQILTP, encoded by the coding sequence ATGGAACACGCAGCCCCGCTGCACGCCACCATCCCGGTGCTGGCGTCCCTCGACCTCGACGAGAGCGCCGCCTTCTATTCCGGGCGCCTGGGCTTCACGGTCGCATCGCGCACCGATGACTACCTCATCGCCACGCGCGACGGCTGTGAACTGCACTTCTGGCTCTGCGGCGAGCGCCACATCGCCGAGAACACCTCCTGCTACGCGCGTGGCGACGTGCGCGCGCTGCATGCCGAATTCACGCAACGGGGGCTGGTGCTGCCGCCGCCCGTGGAGCGTCCCTGGGGCATGCGCGAGCTCTACGTGCACGATCCCCACGGCAACCTGCTCAAGTTCGGCGAACAGATCCTGACTCCCTGA
- the ugpQ gene encoding glycerophosphodiester phosphodiesterase encodes MTATPSTTPPADWPYPRWIAHRGAGRLAPENTLAAFRLGAHHGYRMFECDAKLSSDGVVFLLHDATLERTTNGRGTAGDRPWGELSQLDAGSWHSRGSAGEPLPTLEHLARYCLANGYLLNIEIKPTPGTEEETGRAVASLAARLWHQAEVPPLLTSFKVAALAGARDAAPLLPRGLLLDSLPDGWLDTARQLGCAAVVCHHALWTAEHVAAVKDCGLRTLSYTVNDEWAAQRLLDLGTDGIITDRVDLFSPAMG; translated from the coding sequence ATGACTGCCACCCCATCCACCACGCCCCCCGCCGACTGGCCCTATCCCCGATGGATCGCCCACCGCGGCGCGGGCCGGCTGGCCCCCGAGAACACCCTGGCGGCCTTCCGGCTCGGCGCGCACCACGGCTACCGCATGTTCGAATGCGACGCCAAGCTCAGCAGCGACGGCGTCGTCTTCCTGCTGCACGATGCCACCCTGGAGCGCACCACCAACGGCCGGGGCACCGCTGGCGACCGCCCCTGGGGCGAACTCTCGCAGCTCGACGCGGGCAGTTGGCATTCCCGCGGCAGCGCGGGCGAACCCCTGCCGACCCTGGAGCACCTCGCGCGCTACTGCCTGGCCAACGGCTACCTGCTGAACATCGAGATCAAGCCCACGCCAGGCACCGAAGAGGAAACCGGCCGGGCCGTGGCATCGCTGGCGGCGCGCCTCTGGCACCAGGCCGAAGTGCCGCCGTTGCTCACCTCGTTCAAGGTCGCGGCCCTCGCGGGTGCGCGGGACGCGGCCCCGCTGCTGCCGCGCGGCCTGCTGCTCGACAGCTTGCCGGATGGCTGGCTCGACACAGCCCGCCAGCTGGGCTGCGCGGCCGTGGTCTGCCACCACGCGCTCTGGACGGCGGAACACGTCGCCGCCGTGAAGGACTGCGGCCTGCGCACCCTCAGCTACACGGTGAACGACGAGTGGGCCGCGCAGCGCCTGCTGGACCTCGGCACCGACGGCATCATCACCGACCGCGTGGATCTGTTCAGTCCCGCGATGGGTTGA
- a CDS encoding methyl-accepting chemotaxis protein, translated as MRNFKISTRLLWLLGGLSALLVAVGAVGLLGIARSNHALESMYRERLTAQIAIADLRYLTARNRQLVSGALLSPSPEKVEQALREARENVVLSDQLWSRIQALPLEPELREAVQRTGEQRRKIMQEGLGPALSALKDADIAAVRVLAVRKFDALYDPLDKSIASAVDLSRQFAEQDYALAVARFGTLRAVLGAAIAAGVLLAALFGLALVRGIARSLRRAALVADAVARGDLTQPIDVRGLDEVATVMQSLASMQASLCVVVDSVRQTSDRVLTASAEIAQGNQDLSDRTEQQAAALQQTAAATGQLSGTVSQNADHAVQAHRLAQAASEVAVRGGAVMADVVQTMQGIQHSSQKIADIIGVIDSIAFQTNILALNAAVEAARAGDQGRGFAVVASEVRSLAGRSAEAAREIKGLIGDSVGRVHSGTALVDAAGTTMGEIVGAIRSVTGIVGDITAASGEQSTGVAQISSAVGSIDQTTQQNAALVEEMAAAASHMRHQAQSLVDAVAVFRLPRDPGPMDSQPPRTPMRALAQG; from the coding sequence ATGCGGAATTTCAAGATTTCCACGCGGCTGCTGTGGCTGCTGGGCGGGTTGTCGGCGCTGCTGGTGGCGGTGGGGGCGGTCGGGCTGCTTGGCATCGCCAGGTCCAATCACGCGCTCGAGTCGATGTACAGGGAACGGCTGACGGCGCAGATCGCGATCGCCGACCTGCGCTACCTGACGGCGCGCAACCGGCAGCTCGTGTCGGGCGCCCTGCTCTCGCCCTCTCCCGAAAAAGTCGAGCAGGCGCTTCGGGAAGCCCGGGAGAACGTGGTCCTGTCCGATCAACTCTGGAGCCGGATCCAGGCATTGCCACTGGAGCCGGAACTGCGCGAGGCGGTGCAGCGGACGGGCGAGCAGCGCCGGAAGATCATGCAGGAAGGCCTGGGCCCCGCGCTCTCCGCCCTGAAGGACGCCGACATCGCAGCCGTCCGCGTGCTGGCGGTGCGCAAGTTCGATGCGCTTTACGACCCGCTGGACAAGAGCATCGCCTCGGCCGTCGATCTCAGCCGGCAGTTCGCCGAACAGGACTATGCGCTCGCCGTGGCCCGCTTCGGCACCCTGCGCGCCGTTCTCGGGGCGGCGATCGCAGCCGGAGTGCTGCTGGCGGCGCTCTTCGGCCTGGCGCTGGTCCGCGGCATCGCCCGCTCCCTGCGGCGCGCTGCCCTGGTGGCCGATGCGGTGGCACGGGGCGACCTCACGCAGCCCATCGACGTGCGCGGACTGGACGAAGTGGCCACCGTGATGCAGTCGCTGGCCAGCATGCAGGCCAGCCTGTGCGTGGTGGTTGACAGCGTGAGGCAGACCTCGGATCGCGTGCTGACGGCCAGCGCCGAGATTGCACAGGGCAACCAGGACCTGAGCGACCGCACGGAGCAGCAGGCCGCCGCGCTGCAGCAGACGGCGGCCGCTACCGGCCAGCTCAGCGGCACGGTCAGCCAGAACGCCGACCATGCGGTGCAGGCCCACCGGCTGGCGCAGGCCGCAAGCGAGGTGGCGGTGCGCGGCGGCGCCGTGATGGCCGATGTGGTACAGACCATGCAGGGCATACAGCACAGCTCGCAGAAGATCGCCGACATCATCGGCGTGATCGACTCCATCGCTTTCCAGACCAATATCCTGGCGCTGAACGCTGCCGTGGAAGCAGCCCGCGCAGGCGACCAGGGCCGCGGCTTTGCGGTGGTGGCCAGCGAGGTGCGCAGCCTGGCAGGCCGCAGCGCCGAGGCGGCCCGCGAGATCAAGGGGTTGATCGGCGACAGCGTGGGCCGCGTGCATAGCGGCACTGCGCTGGTGGATGCCGCCGGCACCACCATGGGCGAGATCGTGGGCGCCATCCGCAGCGTCACCGGCATCGTCGGCGACATCACCGCTGCCAGCGGCGAACAAAGCACCGGCGTGGCGCAGATCAGCAGCGCCGTGGGGAGCATAGACCAGACCACCCAGCAGAACGCTGCGCTGGTGGAAGAAATGGCCGCTGCCGCCAGCCATATGCGCCACCAGGCGCAGAGCCTGGTGGATGCGGTGGCCGTCTTCCGCCTGCCGCGCGACCCCGGGCCGATGGACAGCCAGCCACCCCGCACTCCGATGCGAGCGCTGGCACAGGGGTAG
- a CDS encoding DUF3772 domain-containing protein: MDATIHSLSLMRLLRRLPHSVRALVLLAACLLAGPPGTAQAAPQAPASAPASAGSAAASRAAAAAAAAAAADIVDPDTPLPSVDELRKRLEAIPRKLGDQDDGRKLVNDAYAVGATAEQVVARRTADLADLDSRLAGLGPAPEKGAPADSPDVVQQRSALAKQRATVDADLKLARLIAVDAEQLGADLLRQRRQQFQAELTARADSPLGAAFWRNLRTAWPTDTERLSVLAIEAKQAAQRALEPERRRTFLVSLLGALLLLVAGNWAGERLLVRLAPAKLPAGRLRRSLLASASVLANVIFTGTAAQWLLSGLDAGDNLGERLDGLGHSAVGMAVFAAFAIGLGHALLSRKRSSWRLPALPDDLARRLSPYPWWIAIIAALGGMVTEINAAVGASLAAEVTAQACFALLVAAVVAASVRQLNAPLPASAQEPASGEDAAPAPAATPPRPLWVGLLVACAGIASLAVVLLVAFGYIALAGALARQMVWSGVAFATAYLLYQLVDDLCDALLSSRSGFGRRLHTGMGIDPGLLDQAAVVLSGALRVVLFFYLIIALLAPFGTGPDELFRRGSAMDQGLNLGNFALAPQALLTALGVVIAGFIGIRVIKRWLSDRYFPSTTLEPGMRSSITTLLGYFGGVMVIAAALAALGISVERIAWVASALSVGIGFGLQAIVQNFISGLILLAERPVKVGDWVKLGDTEGDIRRINVRATEIQLGDHSTVIVPNSEFITKTVRNMTWGGSQGRVLLRLPAPLDTDAQRMRALILDAFKAHESILESPGPSVTLEDIVSGTLTFLAIGYVSNPRNAGGVKSDLLFSILESLRAAGLALSPPATTAVAPLSAAALQPRDPAGTPTPGTA; the protein is encoded by the coding sequence ATGGACGCGACCATTCACTCCCTTTCCCTGATGCGTTTACTGCGGCGCCTTCCGCACTCCGTGCGGGCGCTGGTCCTCCTGGCGGCCTGCCTGCTGGCCGGGCCGCCCGGCACGGCACAGGCCGCCCCGCAGGCGCCCGCCTCCGCCCCGGCATCCGCCGGCAGCGCTGCGGCATCCCGGGCCGCCGCAGCCGCTGCGGCAGCCGCCGCGGCGGACATCGTCGATCCCGACACGCCCCTGCCCTCCGTGGACGAGCTGCGCAAGCGCCTGGAAGCCATCCCCCGCAAGCTCGGCGACCAGGACGACGGCCGCAAGCTCGTGAACGACGCCTACGCCGTCGGTGCCACGGCCGAGCAGGTGGTGGCCCGCCGCACGGCCGACCTGGCAGACCTGGACAGCCGCCTCGCCGGACTCGGCCCCGCCCCCGAGAAAGGCGCGCCCGCCGATTCGCCCGACGTCGTCCAGCAGCGCAGCGCCCTCGCCAAGCAGCGCGCCACCGTCGATGCGGACCTCAAGCTCGCGCGCCTGATCGCCGTCGATGCGGAACAACTCGGCGCCGACCTCCTGCGCCAGCGGCGCCAGCAGTTCCAGGCCGAACTCACCGCGCGTGCCGACTCACCCCTGGGCGCCGCCTTCTGGCGCAACCTGCGCACCGCATGGCCCACCGACACCGAGCGCCTGTCCGTGCTGGCCATCGAGGCCAAACAGGCCGCGCAGCGCGCGCTCGAACCCGAGCGGCGCCGGACCTTCCTCGTCAGCCTGCTGGGGGCGCTGCTGCTCCTGGTGGCCGGCAACTGGGCCGGTGAACGCCTGCTCGTGCGCCTCGCGCCGGCCAAGCTGCCCGCGGGCCGGCTGCGGCGCTCCCTGCTGGCCTCGGCCTCCGTGCTGGCGAACGTGATCTTCACCGGCACCGCCGCGCAGTGGCTGCTGAGCGGGCTCGACGCGGGCGACAACCTCGGCGAGCGACTCGACGGGCTCGGGCACTCCGCCGTGGGCATGGCGGTCTTCGCGGCCTTCGCCATCGGCCTGGGGCACGCGCTGCTCTCGCGCAAGCGCAGTTCCTGGCGCCTGCCCGCGTTGCCGGATGACCTCGCCCGCCGGCTGAGCCCCTACCCCTGGTGGATCGCGATCATCGCGGCGCTCGGCGGCATGGTGACGGAGATCAACGCCGCCGTGGGCGCCAGCCTTGCCGCGGAAGTCACCGCCCAGGCCTGCTTCGCGCTGCTGGTGGCCGCCGTCGTCGCCGCATCGGTGCGGCAGCTCAACGCGCCGCTGCCCGCATCGGCGCAGGAGCCGGCCAGCGGCGAGGATGCCGCTCCGGCCCCGGCCGCCACGCCGCCACGCCCGCTCTGGGTCGGCCTGCTGGTCGCCTGCGCGGGCATCGCCTCCCTGGCCGTGGTGCTGCTGGTCGCCTTCGGCTACATCGCGCTGGCCGGGGCCCTGGCGCGGCAGATGGTCTGGAGCGGCGTCGCCTTCGCTACCGCCTACCTGCTCTACCAACTGGTGGACGACCTCTGCGATGCCCTGCTCTCCTCGCGCAGCGGCTTCGGGCGGCGCCTGCACACGGGCATGGGCATCGACCCGGGCCTGCTCGACCAGGCGGCGGTCGTGCTCTCGGGCGCCCTGCGCGTCGTGCTGTTCTTCTATCTCATCATCGCCCTGCTGGCCCCCTTCGGCACCGGCCCGGACGAGCTGTTCCGCCGCGGCAGCGCGATGGACCAGGGCCTCAACCTCGGCAACTTCGCGCTGGCACCGCAGGCCCTGCTGACGGCGCTGGGCGTCGTCATCGCGGGCTTCATCGGCATCCGCGTGATCAAGCGCTGGCTCAGCGACCGGTACTTCCCCAGCACCACGCTGGAGCCGGGCATGCGCAGCTCCATCACCACCCTGCTGGGCTACTTCGGCGGCGTGATGGTGATCGCGGCCGCGCTGGCGGCGCTGGGCATCAGCGTGGAGCGCATCGCCTGGGTCGCGAGCGCGCTGTCGGTGGGTATCGGCTTCGGGCTGCAGGCCATCGTGCAGAACTTCATCTCGGGCCTGATCCTGCTGGCAGAGCGGCCCGTGAAGGTGGGCGACTGGGTCAAGCTCGGCGACACCGAAGGCGACATTCGCCGCATCAACGTGCGCGCCACCGAGATCCAGCTGGGCGACCACTCCACCGTCATCGTGCCCAACTCGGAATTCATCACCAAGACTGTGCGCAACATGACCTGGGGCGGCTCGCAGGGCCGCGTGCTGCTGCGCCTGCCGGCCCCGCTGGACACCGACGCCCAGCGCATGCGCGCCCTGATCCTGGATGCCTTCAAGGCGCACGAGAGCATCCTGGAGAGCCCCGGGCCCAGCGTCACGCTGGAAGACATCGTGAGCGGCACCCTCACCTTCCTGGCCATCGGCTACGTGAGCAACCCGCGCAACGCCGGTGGCGTGAAGAGCGACCTGCTGTTCTCCATCCTCGAATCGCTGCGCGCCGCGGGCCTGGCGCTCTCGCCCCCGGCCACCACCGCCGTGGCGCCGCTGTCCGCCGCCGCCCTCCAGCCCAGGGATCCGGCCGGCACGCCCACGCCGGGTACGGCATAG
- a CDS encoding Bug family tripartite tricarboxylate transporter substrate binding protein: protein MRLRTWLTAATLACLSAAVLAQPAFPSKPIRVVVGFPAGGPLDQHARLLTDKLQAVLGQPVVVDYKAGAGGTVGAQDVMKAPPDGHTLMLANTGVMVINPALYSKLPYSTLKDFTPIARTAMQPLALLVNPKLPVRNLQEFIAYAKARPGQVNFGSAGNGGISHLVPEMFKTATGLFMVHIPYRGSAPAFTDLMGGQVQFMAESIPQAAAYHQQGKVRALAVTSRARNPALPDVPTVIEGGIPNFEVVGFYGFLAPAGTPKDVVAKLSDAFGQVMQSPDVKNRMVAQGADPAFLGADAFASFLAAEMPRWAVAVQQSGARLD from the coding sequence ATGCGCTTGCGCACCTGGCTCACCGCCGCCACCCTGGCCTGTCTGTCCGCGGCCGTCCTGGCCCAGCCCGCCTTTCCCTCCAAGCCCATCCGCGTGGTGGTCGGCTTCCCGGCCGGAGGCCCGCTGGACCAGCATGCGCGGCTGCTGACCGACAAGCTGCAGGCCGTGCTGGGCCAGCCGGTGGTGGTGGACTACAAGGCCGGTGCGGGCGGCACGGTGGGCGCGCAGGATGTGATGAAGGCGCCGCCGGACGGCCATACGCTGATGCTGGCCAACACGGGGGTGATGGTCATCAACCCGGCGCTTTACAGCAAGCTGCCGTACTCCACGCTCAAGGACTTCACGCCCATCGCGCGCACGGCGATGCAGCCGCTGGCGCTGCTGGTCAATCCGAAGCTGCCGGTGCGGAACCTGCAGGAGTTCATTGCCTACGCCAAGGCGCGGCCGGGGCAGGTGAACTTCGGCTCGGCGGGCAACGGGGGCATCAGCCACCTGGTGCCGGAGATGTTCAAGACGGCGACCGGGCTGTTCATGGTGCATATCCCCTACCGCGGCAGCGCACCGGCCTTCACCGACCTGATGGGCGGGCAGGTGCAGTTCATGGCCGAGAGCATTCCGCAGGCGGCGGCCTACCACCAGCAGGGCAAGGTGCGTGCGCTGGCCGTCACCAGCCGGGCGCGCAATCCGGCGCTGCCCGATGTGCCGACGGTGATCGAGGGCGGCATCCCGAATTTCGAGGTGGTGGGCTTCTACGGCTTCCTGGCGCCGGCCGGCACGCCGAAAGACGTGGTGGCGAAGCTCAGCGATGCGTTCGGCCAGGTCATGCAGTCGCCCGACGTGAAAAACCGCATGGTGGCGCAGGGCGCAGACCCGGCCTTCCTGGGCGCCGATGCGTTCGCCAGTTTCCTGGCGGCGGAAATGCCGCGCTGGGCCGTGGCGGTGCAGCAGTCCGGCGCCAGGCTGGACTGA
- a CDS encoding LysR family transcriptional regulator has protein sequence MTIDTGLLHTFVAVHRNQGFTRAAQQLHLTQSAVSHQIRRLEALVGRPLFRRTTRRLGLTADGEDLLHHAQRVLQAQEALERHFRCSPIEGTVRLGVQEHFMSDGLPQLLHQFARSCPHVRLEVSVGLTLDLSAMVREGDLDLAVITSTSEVSGGILLRRLPMVWAAAECWERLDGASLPLAYSPLPCVCGQIGIDALERADIAWHKAFSSHSLHDLRAAVLSGLAVAMFTSDNMRPGMVLLDERDGLPPLPMMDYMLVYSDESVQDSRAAVQELGRLIEQAEWASQEVAAKGLQRGRTAR, from the coding sequence ATGACCATCGACACCGGATTGCTGCATACCTTCGTCGCGGTGCATCGCAACCAGGGCTTCACCCGTGCGGCCCAGCAACTGCACCTGACGCAGTCCGCCGTCAGCCACCAGATCCGGCGGCTGGAGGCGCTGGTGGGTCGGCCGCTGTTCCGCCGCACGACCCGGCGCCTGGGCCTGACGGCCGATGGCGAGGATCTGCTGCACCACGCCCAGCGCGTGCTGCAGGCACAGGAAGCGCTGGAGCGGCATTTCCGTTGCTCGCCGATCGAGGGCACCGTGCGCCTGGGGGTGCAGGAGCACTTCATGAGCGATGGCCTGCCGCAACTGCTGCACCAGTTCGCGCGCAGTTGTCCGCATGTCCGCCTGGAGGTGAGCGTGGGCCTCACGCTCGACCTGTCTGCCATGGTGCGCGAAGGGGATCTGGACCTCGCCGTGATCACCAGCACGTCGGAGGTGAGCGGCGGCATCCTGCTGCGGCGCCTGCCGATGGTATGGGCTGCCGCCGAGTGCTGGGAGCGGCTGGACGGCGCATCGCTGCCGCTGGCCTATTCCCCGCTGCCTTGCGTGTGCGGCCAGATCGGGATCGATGCGCTCGAGCGGGCCGACATCGCCTGGCACAAGGCCTTCAGTTCGCACAGCCTGCACGACCTGCGTGCCGCCGTGCTGAGCGGCCTGGCGGTGGCCATGTTCACGAGCGACAACATGCGTCCCGGCATGGTGCTGCTGGACGAGCGCGACGGGTTGCCGCCACTGCCCATGATGGATTACATGCTGGTGTACAGCGATGAGTCGGTGCAGGACAGCCGTGCGGCGGTGCAGGAACTGGGGCGGCTCATCGAACAGGCCGAATGGGCCTCGCAGGAGGTGGCCGCCAAGGGGCTGCAGCGCGGGCGGACGGCGCGTTAG